The proteins below come from a single Streptomyces sp. M92 genomic window:
- a CDS encoding CopD family protein — protein sequence MTLTRPPSRTTGTGRHARPSGTGRAAAVLVLVVLAALIPALGPSPALHGTGEAEAPGTGGIALLRTVLFAALSVPVGELFVNRLAGSLPGAPAQRPRSWAPYAAAAGFVAALGLASVVATGNLVPDSAADIDVGGLYSSRDGKLALLEVNGFLAVGLCATSRRPGLQVWPLAAVIVAEALRAHPTTEYSPLLGSGLTLVHLTCASLWVGGLLYVLRTLRTWRQAEAGPALLGLYARVAAVLLAAITATGVCSSLRRMPPGTIADQLTDTAYGRVLLAKVILMVAVAALALWARVRLSRAPDPLAACSPARAEVAVLGVVVAVSGLLTALPVPIRW from the coding sequence GTGACCTTGACAAGACCCCCGTCCCGGACCACCGGCACCGGACGGCACGCGCGGCCATCCGGCACCGGCCGGGCCGCGGCCGTGCTCGTGCTGGTGGTGCTGGCCGCGCTGATACCCGCCCTCGGCCCGTCCCCCGCCCTGCACGGCACCGGGGAGGCCGAGGCCCCGGGCACCGGCGGCATAGCCCTGCTGCGCACGGTGCTCTTCGCCGCCCTGAGCGTCCCGGTCGGCGAACTCTTCGTGAACCGGCTCGCCGGGTCGCTCCCCGGCGCTCCCGCGCAGCGCCCCCGCAGCTGGGCCCCGTACGCGGCCGCCGCCGGCTTCGTGGCCGCGCTGGGCCTGGCGTCGGTCGTGGCCACCGGCAACCTGGTGCCGGACAGCGCCGCCGACATCGACGTCGGCGGGCTCTACTCGTCCCGCGACGGGAAACTCGCCCTCCTGGAGGTCAACGGCTTCCTCGCGGTCGGCCTGTGCGCCACCTCCCGGCGCCCCGGCCTCCAGGTCTGGCCGCTGGCCGCGGTGATCGTCGCCGAGGCGCTGCGCGCGCACCCCACGACCGAGTACAGCCCGCTGCTCGGATCGGGACTCACCCTCGTCCACCTGACGTGCGCGTCCCTGTGGGTGGGCGGCCTCCTGTACGTGCTGCGGACCCTGCGCACCTGGCGGCAGGCCGAGGCGGGCCCGGCGCTGCTGGGCCTCTACGCGCGCGTGGCGGCCGTTCTGCTGGCGGCCATCACGGCGACGGGCGTGTGCAGTTCGCTGCGCCGCATGCCGCCGGGCACGATCGCGGACCAGCTGACGGACACGGCGTACGGGCGGGTCCTGCTCGCCAAGGTCATCCTCATGGTCGCGGTCGCGGCTCTCGCCCTGTGGGCCAGGGTCCGGCTGAGCCGCGCGCCCGACCCGCTGGCCGCCTGCTCCCCCGCGCGCGCGGAGGTCGCCGTACTCGGTGTGGTGGTCGCGGTCTCGGGGCTGCTGACGGCCCTTCCGGTGCCGATCCGGTGGTGA